A part of Tessaracoccus timonensis genomic DNA contains:
- a CDS encoding thioredoxin domain-containing protein — protein sequence MVNQLANAASDYLRMHATQPVDWWEWGDEALAEAARRDVPILLSIGYASCHWCHVMSEESFDDVEIAKTINHHFVPVKVDRQQLPDVDAVFMTVTQAMNGGAGGWPMTLFLTPEGLPFFAGTYFPAEPAPGQPSFTQVLTAMVQSWKTQRDQLTSTGEYVAKQLERITVEVADEAPDLREAIDAVEGAFDHVHGGFGGAPKFPAPTLVDALLVKGDRRSLELAQRTLEAMARGGIHDQVGGGFHRYSVDAGWVVPHFEKMLYDNALLLGAYVRGWRRTADHDAGLRALLERTAYGIVEFLAREMTTDDGAFVAGLDADSSDIRSSVHEGIFYLWNPELLFDALGEDDGNWAADVFHVTTQGTFEHGLSTLQLRGRPQFDRLQKVCDALLTEREQRFRPATDHLIVASWNGWTISSLIWAAMVFNEPEWLQLARRAAEYLARVHHVDGGLRRSSYAGEASASDGGAEDYGAVAEAFSMLAGATGERAWLEHAVQLLEAGLERFSADDGGFYDAVDAGLFRRSRSVTDNVTPSGTSAMIAALRHVGLLAERPDFVERANLAARTTWGTVAENPAFAGAALQDLLISDEARRGLKPAVAVVVSDDPFDELARAAWRLAPAGSAVLTAPSDSPGWGSHLEGCSERGVWVCRGTQCFDPVDDYRELKTPLWSRV from the coding sequence ATGGTCAACCAACTTGCCAACGCAGCCAGCGATTACCTGCGCATGCATGCCACGCAACCCGTCGACTGGTGGGAATGGGGCGACGAAGCCCTCGCCGAGGCGGCACGTCGCGACGTGCCCATCCTGCTGTCCATCGGATACGCGTCGTGCCACTGGTGCCACGTGATGAGCGAAGAATCGTTCGACGATGTGGAGATCGCGAAGACCATCAACCACCATTTCGTGCCGGTGAAGGTCGATAGGCAGCAGCTCCCCGATGTCGATGCCGTGTTCATGACGGTCACCCAAGCCATGAACGGCGGCGCGGGCGGGTGGCCCATGACGCTGTTCCTCACCCCCGAGGGCTTGCCGTTCTTCGCCGGCACCTATTTCCCAGCGGAACCCGCGCCGGGCCAGCCGTCGTTCACGCAGGTGCTGACCGCGATGGTGCAGAGCTGGAAGACGCAGCGCGACCAGCTCACGTCGACGGGCGAGTACGTCGCGAAGCAGCTGGAGCGCATCACCGTCGAGGTGGCCGACGAGGCCCCGGACCTCCGCGAGGCCATCGACGCCGTCGAGGGCGCGTTCGATCACGTCCATGGCGGCTTCGGTGGGGCGCCGAAGTTCCCCGCGCCCACGCTCGTCGACGCGTTGCTGGTGAAGGGGGATCGACGATCGCTCGAGCTCGCGCAGCGCACCCTGGAAGCCATGGCTCGAGGCGGCATCCACGACCAGGTGGGCGGAGGCTTCCACCGCTACTCCGTCGACGCCGGATGGGTGGTGCCGCACTTCGAGAAAATGCTGTACGACAATGCGCTGCTGCTGGGCGCGTACGTGCGCGGCTGGCGCCGCACCGCCGATCACGACGCGGGCCTGCGCGCGCTGCTCGAGCGCACCGCGTACGGCATCGTCGAGTTCTTGGCCCGCGAGATGACCACCGACGACGGCGCCTTCGTCGCGGGGCTCGACGCCGACTCGTCGGACATTCGCAGCTCGGTGCACGAGGGCATCTTCTATCTCTGGAATCCGGAGCTGCTCTTCGATGCGCTCGGCGAGGACGACGGCAATTGGGCCGCCGACGTGTTCCACGTCACCACGCAGGGCACCTTCGAGCATGGGCTCTCGACGTTGCAGCTGCGCGGGCGTCCGCAGTTCGATCGCCTGCAGAAGGTGTGCGACGCGCTGCTCACCGAGCGCGAACAGCGCTTCAGGCCCGCCACCGACCACCTCATCGTCGCGTCGTGGAATGGCTGGACGATCTCGTCGCTCATCTGGGCGGCGATGGTGTTCAACGAGCCCGAGTGGCTGCAGCTGGCGCGCCGGGCGGCGGAGTATCTGGCGCGGGTGCACCACGTCGACGGTGGGCTCAGAAGGTCGTCGTACGCCGGTGAGGCGTCGGCCTCAGATGGCGGCGCCGAGGATTACGGCGCGGTGGCCGAGGCGTTCTCGATGCTTGCCGGAGCGACGGGGGAGCGCGCGTGGCTGGAGCACGCGGTGCAGCTACTGGAGGCCGGGCTGGAGCGATTCTCGGCCGACGACGGCGGCTTCTACGACGCGGTGGACGCCGGGCTGTTTCGTCGCTCCCGGTCGGTGACCGACAACGTCACTCCGTCGGGCACCAGCGCGATGATCGCGGCGCTGCGCCACGTCGGGTTGCTTGCGGAGCGCCCTGACTTCGTCGAACGCGCCAATCTCGCCGCCCGCACCACGTGGGGCACCGTCGCCGAGAACCCCGCCTTCGCCGGCGCCGCGCTACAGGACCTCCTCATCTCCGACGAAGCCCGTCGCGGTCTGAAGCCTGCCGTGGCGGTTGTCGTAAGCGACGATCCGTTCGACGAACTCGCCCGCGCCGCGTGGCGCCTGGCGCCTGCGGGGTCAGCGGTGCTGACGGCTCCGTCGGATTCCCCTGGTTGGGGGAGTCACCTCGAAGGATGTAGTGAGCGCGGGGTCTGGGTGTGCCGGGGCACACAATGCTTCGACCCGGTCGACGACTACCGCGAGCTCAAAACGCCGCTGTGGAGTCGGGTCTGA
- a CDS encoding rhomboid family intramembrane serine protease, with amino-acid sequence MMWILEAIDTITANSLDKFGITPRRVSELGDVFLAPWLHFGWGHLISNSVPFLVLGILIYLSGRFQYITTLVVTILASGLTVWLISPAWSNTAGASGIVFGFLSYLLVRGLFTKDWKQILIAVVVFALYGGVLWGVLPTTAGVSWQAHLGGAGGGLLSAWLMHGGNQQQSRAAGARR; translated from the coding sequence ATGATGTGGATTCTCGAAGCCATCGACACCATCACCGCGAACAGCCTCGACAAGTTCGGCATCACGCCCCGCCGCGTCTCCGAACTGGGCGACGTGTTCCTCGCGCCGTGGCTGCACTTCGGCTGGGGACACCTCATCAGCAACTCCGTGCCGTTCCTGGTGCTTGGCATCCTGATTTACCTCTCCGGCCGGTTCCAGTACATCACCACGCTAGTGGTCACCATCCTCGCTTCCGGGCTCACCGTGTGGCTGATCTCTCCGGCGTGGTCGAACACCGCGGGCGCGTCCGGCATCGTGTTCGGGTTCCTCAGCTACCTGCTCGTGCGGGGGCTGTTCACGAAGGACTGGAAGCAGATTCTCATCGCCGTCGTGGTGTTCGCGCTGTATGGCGGTGTGCTGTGGGGCGTGCTGCCGACGACGGCGGGCGTCTCCTGGCAGGCCCACCTGGGCGGCGCCGGGGGCGGCCTGCTCTCCGCGTGGCTCATGCACGGCGGCAACCAACAACAATCCCGCGCCGCAGGAGCCCGGCGATGA
- a CDS encoding DUF4307 domain-containing protein, which produces MTPDEERIARRYPKRSVGDYLIYGGLAVGIGVAMVLTVISAWHHSTPPVEAMVRSFTVDSPSQVTVDLVVQRSDPSKPAQCKLVAQADSYEEVGETTVNVPADANKVKGYTFTVATVKEPAAVDQRGCTIVGG; this is translated from the coding sequence ATGACCCCCGACGAGGAACGGATCGCGCGGCGCTATCCCAAGCGATCCGTCGGCGACTATCTGATCTACGGCGGGCTCGCCGTCGGTATTGGGGTCGCGATGGTGCTCACGGTGATCTCGGCCTGGCACCACTCCACCCCGCCGGTGGAAGCGATGGTGCGCAGCTTCACCGTCGACTCCCCCTCGCAGGTCACCGTCGACTTGGTGGTGCAACGCTCCGACCCGTCCAAGCCGGCACAGTGCAAACTCGTCGCGCAAGCCGACTCGTACGAAGAGGTCGGGGAAACGACGGTGAACGTCCCCGCCGACGCCAACAAGGTCAAGGGCTACACGTTCACGGTGGCGACGGTGAAGGAGCCCGCTGCGGTCGACCAACGCGGGTGCACGATCGTCGGTGGATAG
- the greA gene encoding transcription elongation factor GreA, with product MSENTEATTTDVVWLTQEAYDKLESELNELKTVGRPEVSARIAAAREEGDLSENGGYHAAREEQGQMEARIAQLEDLLRRAEVGEAAGHPDEVAPGKLITIAFDGDEDDTDTFLLGSREVLGVDDSVDYAVYSPQAPLGAAVTGAKVGDEVSYQAPNGNTIHVTILKVENL from the coding sequence ATGTCCGAAAACACTGAGGCAACAACCACCGATGTCGTGTGGCTCACCCAAGAGGCTTACGACAAGCTCGAATCCGAGCTCAACGAATTGAAGACCGTCGGTCGCCCCGAGGTGAGCGCGCGCATCGCCGCCGCCCGTGAAGAAGGTGACCTGAGCGAGAACGGCGGCTACCACGCCGCACGCGAAGAGCAGGGCCAGATGGAGGCCCGCATCGCCCAGCTTGAAGACCTGCTGCGCCGCGCCGAGGTGGGCGAGGCAGCCGGCCACCCAGACGAGGTCGCGCCCGGCAAGCTCATCACCATCGCATTCGACGGCGACGAGGACGACACCGACACGTTCCTCCTCGGCTCGCGCGAGGTGCTGGGCGTCGACGACTCCGTCGACTATGCCGTGTATTCACCACAGGCGCCGCTCGGTGCAGCGGTCACCGGCGCGAAGGTGGGCGACGAAGTCAGCTACCAGGCGCCGAACGGCAACACCATCCACGTCACCATCCTCAAGGTGGAAAACCTCTAA
- a CDS encoding DUF2089 domain-containing protein, translating into MAKTYHAPSDCPVCGDELIIISKGCRQCGTELHGEFSGTEFDALDEAELDLLRVFLASRGNLREVEKHLGVSYPTARSRYDGVLAKLGLTPRADDELRGPMPQRAEEWSEEDADSEYGTPFAEQDDLLARVAAGDVSAAQAAKLLADE; encoded by the coding sequence ATGGCGAAGACCTACCACGCGCCCTCGGACTGCCCGGTGTGCGGCGACGAACTCATCATCATCAGCAAGGGATGCCGGCAGTGCGGCACCGAGCTACACGGTGAGTTCTCCGGCACTGAGTTCGACGCCCTCGACGAGGCCGAACTCGACCTGCTCCGCGTGTTCCTCGCGTCGCGCGGCAACCTGCGCGAGGTGGAGAAGCACCTCGGCGTCTCCTACCCGACGGCGCGCTCCCGCTACGACGGGGTGCTCGCCAAGCTCGGCCTTACCCCGCGCGCCGACGACGAACTCCGCGGCCCCATGCCGCAACGGGCGGAAGAGTGGAGTGAGGAAGACGCCGACAGCGAGTACGGCACTCCCTTCGCGGAGCAGGACGACCTCCTCGCGCGCGTCGCCGCCGGCGACGTCTCAGCTGCCCAGGCGGCGAAGCTGCTGGCAGACGAATGA
- a CDS encoding uracil-DNA glycosylase, which yields MPAPLAELIAPDWAEALADVEPQIHQMGQFLRGELAAGRGYLPAGPDVLRAFTLPLADVRVLVIGQDPYPTPGHAVGLCFSVAPDVRPIPKSLINIYKELHDDLGIPPAPHGDLTHWFEQGVLLLNRSLTVRPGAPASHRGKGWEAVTTRAVQALADRGGPLVALLWGRDAQQAERLLPGVPVIKSPHPSPLSAHSGFFGSRPFSRVNQALEAQGAQPIDWRIPA from the coding sequence ATGCCCGCGCCACTTGCTGAACTCATCGCCCCCGACTGGGCAGAAGCACTCGCCGACGTCGAGCCGCAGATCCACCAGATGGGTCAATTCCTTCGCGGCGAGCTCGCCGCCGGCCGCGGATACCTCCCTGCCGGCCCCGACGTGCTGCGCGCCTTCACGTTGCCGCTGGCCGACGTGCGCGTGCTGGTCATCGGGCAAGACCCCTACCCGACGCCGGGGCACGCCGTCGGGCTGTGCTTCTCGGTCGCTCCCGACGTGCGCCCCATTCCGAAGTCGCTCATCAACATTTACAAGGAGCTTCATGACGACCTGGGCATTCCCCCGGCTCCGCACGGCGACCTCACCCACTGGTTCGAGCAGGGCGTGCTGCTGCTGAACCGCTCGCTTACCGTACGGCCGGGCGCGCCGGCATCGCATCGCGGCAAAGGCTGGGAGGCGGTGACGACGCGTGCCGTCCAGGCGCTGGCCGACCGCGGCGGGCCGCTCGTCGCGCTGCTGTGGGGCCGCGATGCGCAACAGGCGGAGCGCCTCTTGCCCGGCGTGCCGGTAATCAAGTCGCCGCACCCGTCGCCGCTGTCTGCCCACAGCGGGTTCTTCGGCTCTCGCCCGTTCTCGCGGGTGAACCAGGCGCTCGAGGCGCAGGGTGCGCAGCCGATCGACTGGCGCATCCCGGCCTAG
- the msrA gene encoding peptide-methionine (S)-S-oxide reductase MsrA codes for MDIDVMGWLQRNWKPTMVSPDEALPGRDEPVLNPIPRHEVFGIPLDEVPAGCEVAYFALGCYWGEERMFWNTDGVVNTAVGFMGGFTPNPTYQESCTGDTGHTETVQVVFDPSLITYDDLLRIFWEAHDPTQLNRQGNDIGTQYRSAIFPVDEEQQAAAEASKRHFQAALTEAGYGEITTEITPGQRFYYAELEHQQYLHKNPAGYACDHRTGVSCSPNDV; via the coding sequence ATGGACATTGATGTGATGGGCTGGCTGCAGCGCAACTGGAAACCGACGATGGTCTCCCCCGACGAGGCCCTCCCCGGCCGCGATGAGCCGGTGCTGAACCCCATCCCCCGCCATGAGGTATTCGGCATCCCCCTCGACGAGGTTCCCGCCGGCTGCGAGGTGGCGTACTTCGCACTCGGTTGTTACTGGGGCGAGGAGCGTATGTTCTGGAACACCGACGGCGTGGTGAACACCGCCGTCGGGTTCATGGGCGGGTTCACTCCCAACCCCACCTACCAGGAGTCATGCACCGGCGACACGGGCCACACCGAGACGGTGCAGGTGGTCTTCGACCCGTCGCTGATCACCTACGACGACCTGCTGCGCATCTTCTGGGAAGCCCACGACCCCACCCAGCTCAACCGCCAGGGCAACGACATCGGCACCCAGTACCGCTCCGCGATCTTCCCGGTCGACGAGGAACAACAGGCAGCGGCAGAGGCGTCGAAGCGACACTTCCAGGCTGCGCTGACGGAGGCCGGCTACGGCGAGATCACGACGGAGATCACGCCCGGGCAGCGGTTCTACTACGCCGAGCTGGAGCACCAGCAGTACCTCCACAAGAATCCAGCGGGGTACGCGTGCGACCATCGGACTGGAGTCTCATGCTCACCAAATGACGTATGA
- a CDS encoding type II toxin-antitoxin system VapC family toxin, with the protein MLCRTPLCRDRLILDDIPRRILLLGLRDEASAMEVPGIEQRDERRESTPPGSVRTSTPSCTSRCEQQLASRAARYQHAHRPGRARSGQPSHGPAICTITLAELSVGPLVARSPRERAARQALLQQAEADFEPFPFDASAARAFGSVTASLRQAGRKPAARAFDALIAAVAVSQNLPLYTANPADFAHIDGLEVRAVSYLKQQ; encoded by the coding sequence GTGCTCTGCCGCACACCGCTGTGTCGCGACCGGCTCATCCTCGACGACATCCCTCGCCGCATCCTGTTGCTGGGCCTGCGCGACGAGGCGTCGGCGATGGAAGTACCAGGCATCGAGCAGCGGGATGAGCGCCGCGAGTCGACGCCGCCAGGCTCCGTGAGGACATCGACGCCATCGTGCACCAGTCGCTGTGAGCAGCAGCTAGCCAGCCGGGCTGCTCGATACCAGCACGCTCATCGACCTGGTCGGGCTCGATCCGGACAGCCTTCCCACGGGCCGGCCATCTGCACGATCACGTTGGCCGAGCTCTCCGTCGGCCCTCTGGTGGCGAGATCTCCCAGAGAACGCGCAGCACGGCAAGCACTGCTGCAGCAAGCCGAGGCCGATTTCGAGCCGTTCCCCTTCGATGCCAGCGCCGCACGAGCATTCGGGTCGGTCACCGCATCGCTGCGTCAGGCTGGCCGCAAGCCGGCTGCGCGGGCCTTCGACGCGCTGATCGCCGCCGTTGCGGTGTCACAGAATCTGCCGCTCTACACCGCGAATCCCGCTGATTTCGCCCACATCGATGGCCTTGAGGTGCGCGCAGTCTCGTACCTCAAGCAGCAGTGA
- a CDS encoding GNAT family N-acetyltransferase produces the protein MTEQDTTLRPLRPDEGPLLERATLGTMNWCGDRFTIDEIRSRPEFRHYTRLDEARGDFGVVAEADGGPVGVAWSLMLSDDDRGYGFVDESTPEVSLWVDEAARGRGLGRALLRAVVAEAEAHGLRQVSLSVEADNFAVRLYEAEGFVAVPGRETDGVMLRRIG, from the coding sequence GTGACTGAGCAGGACACGACGCTGCGGCCGCTCCGCCCCGACGAGGGGCCGCTCCTTGAGCGCGCGACCCTCGGCACGATGAACTGGTGCGGGGACCGATTCACGATCGACGAGATCCGATCGCGCCCCGAGTTCCGGCACTACACGCGCCTCGACGAAGCCCGCGGCGACTTCGGGGTCGTCGCCGAAGCCGACGGCGGTCCCGTCGGCGTTGCCTGGTCGCTCATGCTGTCCGACGACGACCGCGGCTACGGCTTCGTCGACGAGTCCACGCCCGAGGTGAGCTTGTGGGTGGACGAGGCCGCGCGCGGACGGGGCTTGGGCCGCGCATTGCTGCGGGCGGTCGTCGCGGAGGCGGAAGCGCACGGGCTGCGGCAGGTGAGCCTGTCCGTCGAGGCCGACAATTTCGCCGTGCGCCTGTACGAGGCGGAGGGTTTCGTCGCGGTGCCGGGGCGGGAGACCGACGGGGTCATGCTGCGCCGGATCGGCTGA
- a CDS encoding MATE family efflux transporter, whose product MPLMGMGVAMTSYAAQNAGAHQPRRILVGVRDSLLLAIGFCVVLGVGIVLAGPGLVSIFVGDGAPDVVRMAHEYLVINAALYSVLVLLVVVRSAIQRLSVTLAPTVSGVCQLAARGSIGLWMVDKVGFIGVILAGPFAWAARAHPRPVVVVLPATAARTRGAG is encoded by the coding sequence GTGCCACTCATGGGCATGGGCGTCGCCATGACCAGCTACGCGGCCCAGAACGCGGGCGCGCACCAGCCCCGGCGGATTCTCGTCGGGGTCCGGGACTCGCTGCTCCTCGCCATCGGCTTCTGCGTCGTGCTCGGCGTCGGCATCGTGCTCGCCGGACCCGGCTTGGTGTCGATCTTCGTCGGCGACGGGGCGCCGGACGTCGTGCGGATGGCGCACGAGTACCTCGTCATCAACGCGGCGCTCTACAGCGTGCTGGTGCTGCTCGTGGTCGTGCGCAGCGCGATCCAGAGGCTGAGCGTGACGCTCGCGCCCACCGTCTCCGGGGTGTGCCAGCTGGCGGCCCGCGGCTCGATTGGCCTGTGGATGGTGGACAAGGTGGGGTTCATCGGCGTGATCTTGGCAGGGCCGTTCGCGTGGGCGGCCCGGGCTCATCCCCGTCCTGTGGTCGTGGTTCTTCCAGCGACGGCAGCTCGCACTCGAGGCGCGGGGTGA
- a CDS encoding peptidase E, with the protein MTTIVTLGGGGFSMSDDGRTLSPIDEYLLELTGKRHPRVCFVGTASGDSDDYRARFLHAFAGHAECSALTLFGKPEYVHPAILREQDLIYVGGGSTVNLLAIWRLHQVPEHLAAAAHSGAILAGISAGMNCWFEASSTDSFGAPAPLHDGLGWLPGTACPHYLGEPHRRDTLHRWVAAGELPDAWAVDDGVAICWRDGSVSEVVTESPGRTAYRVSREDDAAHEAALQARELRNGLCG; encoded by the coding sequence ATGACGACGATCGTGACCCTCGGCGGCGGCGGATTCTCAATGTCCGACGACGGCCGCACATTGAGCCCGATCGACGAGTATCTGCTCGAACTCACGGGCAAGCGCCATCCGCGCGTGTGCTTCGTCGGCACAGCCTCGGGAGACTCCGACGACTACCGCGCCAGATTCCTCCACGCCTTCGCGGGACACGCGGAGTGCTCGGCGCTGACGTTGTTCGGCAAGCCCGAGTACGTCCATCCGGCGATACTGCGCGAACAGGATCTCATCTACGTCGGCGGCGGCTCGACGGTGAACCTCTTGGCGATCTGGAGGCTTCACCAGGTACCCGAACACCTCGCGGCTGCGGCCCATTCCGGTGCGATCCTCGCAGGCATCAGTGCTGGCATGAACTGCTGGTTCGAGGCGAGCTCAACGGACTCATTCGGCGCACCGGCACCGCTGCACGACGGGCTCGGTTGGCTGCCCGGCACGGCGTGTCCCCACTACCTCGGCGAGCCGCACCGACGCGACACGCTGCACCGTTGGGTGGCTGCTGGAGAGTTGCCCGACGCCTGGGCTGTCGACGACGGCGTCGCGATCTGCTGGCGGGACGGGTCGGTGTCGGAGGTAGTCACGGAGAGTCCAGGCAGGACGGCCTATCGGGTCAGCAGGGAGGACGACGCTGCACACGAAGCGGCGTTGCAGGCGAGAGAGCTGCGCAACGGCCTCTGCGGCTGA
- a CDS encoding NUDIX hydrolase, with amino-acid sequence MHHEPRDCTFDEDGRWFRLRACAVLIHDGAVLMMGNEQDPYHYSIGGGVRHGETVEDAVRRECLEETGLDLEIDRLVFIHDHHFSDTTTPELAGRECHEVAFYFLMRYDGQEIRDGSLTTSGLPERCEWVPIAEFGASGRMYPEFFGTELAELPSAPKLIATRTPS; translated from the coding sequence ATGCACCACGAGCCCCGCGACTGCACGTTCGACGAGGACGGCCGCTGGTTCCGGCTGCGGGCCTGCGCCGTGCTCATCCACGACGGCGCGGTGCTCATGATGGGCAACGAGCAGGACCCGTACCACTACTCGATCGGCGGAGGCGTCCGACACGGGGAGACCGTCGAGGACGCGGTCCGGCGGGAGTGCCTCGAGGAGACGGGCCTCGATCTCGAGATCGACCGCCTGGTGTTCATCCACGACCACCACTTCTCCGACACCACGACACCCGAGCTCGCCGGGCGCGAGTGTCACGAGGTGGCCTTCTACTTCCTCATGCGCTACGACGGCCAGGAGATCCGCGACGGCAGCCTCACCACGAGCGGCCTCCCGGAGCGCTGTGAGTGGGTGCCGATCGCGGAGTTCGGGGCGAGTGGCCGCATGTACCCGGAGTTCTTCGGCACGGAGCTGGCCGAGCTGCCCTCCGCTCCCAAGCTCATCGCGACACGGACGCCCAGCTGA
- a CDS encoding MATE family efflux transporter encodes MAKNLTVGSPLRLIVVFTLPLLIGNLFQQVYAITDTIVVGRMISVEALAAVGASGSLQFLLFGFAMGASAGLAIPVSRAYGAGDTAGMRKAVTTGAWISLAIAVAITLIGVFGSSFLLRLLGTPEELMAQSTEFLAVFFAGSVATVGYNYLTSVIRALGDSRTPLLFLILACVLNVILVIVFVGPAQMGVGGAALATVLAQLVSALMCLLLIGRRMPLLHVGRSDWRIDVARIRESSSLGLTLGFQMSIIAIGAALLQYGVNSLGTDAVAAFTAALRVDQVAVVPLASVGMAMTTYVAQNAGARQPERILRGVRQTTFLAIGLALLLGLAIFFGGTAMVRVFVGDGSSAVVTMAHNYLVVNAALYWALALLFMIRNVLQGLGSTLAPTMSGVAELIARAIIGLLVIEHVGFIGAIIAAPAAWFAALIPLLGAWYFHRRRLVAQAREESEAVVETEDAGCLQPCHAA; translated from the coding sequence ATGGCAAAGAACCTCACTGTCGGATCACCGCTTCGGCTCATCGTCGTATTCACGCTGCCCCTGCTCATTGGCAACCTGTTTCAGCAGGTGTACGCCATCACCGACACGATCGTCGTCGGCCGGATGATCAGCGTCGAAGCGCTCGCTGCCGTCGGCGCGTCGGGAAGCTTGCAGTTCCTGCTGTTCGGGTTCGCGATGGGTGCGTCGGCCGGTTTGGCGATTCCCGTGTCCCGCGCGTACGGGGCCGGGGATACCGCCGGGATGCGCAAGGCCGTCACCACCGGTGCGTGGATCAGCCTCGCCATTGCTGTGGCGATCACCCTCATCGGGGTGTTCGGATCGAGCTTCCTGCTGAGGCTGCTGGGCACGCCCGAGGAACTCATGGCGCAGTCGACGGAGTTCCTCGCCGTGTTCTTTGCAGGGTCGGTGGCCACCGTCGGCTACAACTACCTCACGTCAGTGATCAGGGCGCTGGGCGACAGCCGCACACCGCTGCTGTTTCTCATCCTGGCGTGCGTGCTGAACGTCATTCTCGTGATCGTGTTCGTCGGCCCGGCCCAGATGGGCGTGGGTGGTGCGGCGCTCGCGACGGTGCTCGCCCAGCTCGTCTCGGCGCTCATGTGTCTGCTGTTGATCGGGCGACGCATGCCCCTGCTGCACGTCGGGCGCTCCGACTGGCGCATCGATGTCGCCCGCATCAGGGAATCATCGAGCCTGGGGCTGACGCTCGGCTTCCAGATGTCCATCATCGCCATAGGCGCCGCGCTGCTGCAGTACGGCGTGAACAGCCTCGGTACCGACGCCGTCGCCGCCTTCACGGCCGCCCTGCGCGTGGACCAAGTAGCCGTCGTCCCGCTGGCCAGCGTCGGCATGGCGATGACCACCTACGTCGCGCAGAACGCCGGAGCCCGGCAGCCCGAGCGAATCCTGCGGGGCGTGCGCCAGACGACCTTCCTCGCCATCGGACTCGCGCTGCTACTCGGCCTTGCCATCTTCTTCGGCGGCACGGCGATGGTGCGGGTGTTCGTCGGCGACGGGTCTTCCGCCGTCGTGACGATGGCGCACAACTATCTCGTGGTCAACGCCGCCCTGTACTGGGCTCTCGCGCTGCTGTTCATGATTCGCAACGTGCTGCAAGGGCTCGGATCGACACTGGCACCGACGATGTCCGGCGTCGCCGAGCTCATCGCGCGCGCCATCATCGGGCTGCTCGTGATCGAGCACGTGGGATTCATCGGGGCCATCATCGCCGCGCCAGCGGCGTGGTTCGCGGCGCTCATCCCGCTGCTCGGTGCCTGGTACTTCCATCGCCGACGCCTCGTCGCGCAGGCCCGCGAGGAGTCGGAGGCTGTCGTCGAGACGGAGGACGCAGGCTGTCTGCAACCCTGCCATGCGGCGTGA